From a single Candidatus Edwardsbacteria bacterium genomic region:
- a CDS encoding zinc finger Ran-binding domain-containing protein, translating to MAVENITGNESIEELQRLTEVFNKRIRLLDEKKAATKPEIFHKVRGEYEAKLLELQVLLEEKGAGTQEALDSALAEQAGLLAREREIRTEMEELELRAAIGEVEDADYAQKSEAHNNENEAIVTKLQELTEKIDNYQALIGGKTAEPAAPVVPEPPATPKPPQAIASKPVPVPPPPAPAPEPTPTPPSAPEPVVQPAPEVQRSELDDLEKQFASILGSNFGQEQPATEPIAPIPEPIQIEENISFEPKVEDAATEESHEGELKCPKCGAFNRADNWYCEKCGNELINATDLLSGK from the coding sequence ATGGCTGTAGAGAACATCACTGGCAACGAGTCGATCGAGGAACTTCAGCGACTGACAGAGGTCTTCAACAAGCGGATCCGGCTGCTGGACGAAAAGAAGGCTGCTACCAAGCCGGAGATCTTCCATAAGGTGCGCGGGGAGTACGAGGCCAAGCTACTGGAACTGCAGGTTCTGCTGGAGGAGAAGGGCGCCGGAACGCAGGAGGCGCTGGATTCAGCTCTGGCCGAGCAGGCCGGACTGCTGGCCCGGGAGAGAGAGATTCGCACCGAGATGGAGGAGTTGGAATTGCGGGCCGCCATCGGCGAGGTGGAGGATGCCGATTATGCCCAGAAATCGGAAGCCCACAATAATGAGAATGAAGCCATTGTAACCAAACTTCAGGAATTGACGGAAAAGATAGATAACTACCAGGCACTGATTGGCGGGAAAACTGCCGAACCGGCTGCTCCTGTTGTACCCGAGCCGCCGGCAACGCCGAAGCCGCCCCAGGCCATTGCATCCAAACCAGTACCCGTGCCGCCACCACCGGCTCCAGCGCCGGAACCAACCCCAACACCACCGTCTGCCCCGGAGCCGGTGGTTCAACCTGCTCCGGAAGTTCAGCGCAGTGAATTGGACGATCTGGAGAAGCAATTCGCCAGCATATTGGGTTCTAATTTCGGTCAGGAGCAACCGGCAACTGAACCCATAGCCCCGATACCCGAACCAATCCAGATAGAGGAAAACATTTCGTTTGAGCCTAAAGTTGAGGATGCCGCCACCGAAGAGTCTCATGAGGGAGAACTTAAATGCCCCAAGTGCGGGGCCTTCAACCGGGCCGACAACTGGTACTGCGAAAAATGCGGCAACGAACTGATTAACGCCACCGATCTATTGAGCGGAAAATAA